One Oryza sativa Japonica Group chromosome 8, ASM3414082v1 DNA window includes the following coding sequences:
- the LOC4345627 gene encoding HMG-Y-related protein A — MAAADEASKPPPLPPYPEMILAAIEGLNEKSGSNKSAISKFIEGKYGDLPPAHASLLTAHLARMKESGELIFLKNNYFRADAPDAPPKRGRGRPPKPRDPNAPPPPPKPSSPRPRGRPPKSKDPISDAIPKSRGRPPKKAKTAPAPPPAAGDGSAPVKRGRGRPPKVRPAVPSEAAAA; from the exons atggccgccgccgacgaagcctccaagccgccgcctctcccgccctACCCGGAG ATGATACTGGCGGCGATCGAGGGGCTGAACGAGAAGAGCGGGTCGAACAAGTCGGCGATCTCCAAGTTCATCGAGGGGAAGTACGGGGACCTGCCGCCGGCGCACGCGTCGCTGCTCACGGCGCACCTGGCCAGGATGAAGGAGTCCGGTGAGCTCATCTTCCTCAAGAACAACTACTTCCGCGCCGACGCGCCCGACGCGCCGCCCAAGCGCGGCCGGGGCCGCCCCCCCAAGCCGCGGGACCccaacgcgccgccgccgccgcccaagccctcctcgccgcgccccCGCGGCCGCCCGCCCAAGTCCAAGGACCCCATCTCCGACGCCATCCCCAAGTCCCGCGGCCGCCCGCCCAAGAAGGCCAAGACGGCTCccgcccctcctcccgccgccggcgacggctccGCTCCCGTCaagcgcggccgcgg